The following coding sequences lie in one Catharus ustulatus isolate bCatUst1 chromosome 5, bCatUst1.pri.v2, whole genome shotgun sequence genomic window:
- the RXFP1 gene encoding relaxin receptor 1 isoform X4, whose product MTPNCCFYMFMLIGTKEDNNGWSLQFDKHYTKDRYNKLKSLAFQTKTPECLAGDVPEGCTCQGLEVFCDAAKLRAVPSVSSNITMMSLQRNLLRKLSADVFKKYQDLKNLYLQNNKIRTISERAFKGLYNLTKLYLSNNKITNLEPFVFADLHRLEWLIIENNRINRIYQLTFYGLKSLILLEMMNNSLARLPDKPLCQYMPRLKWLDLEGNHIHHVKNVTFISCSTLTVLVMRRNKISSLNENSFSSLQMLDELDLASNKIESLPPYIFKELKELSQLNLSYNPIKKIQIDQFDFLIKLKSLSLEGIEIANIQRRMFRPLRNLSHIYFKKFQYCGYAPHVRSCKPNTDGISSLENLLASIIQRVFVWVVSAITCFGNIFVICMRPYIRSENKLHAISIVSLCCADCLMGIYLFVIGAFDLKYRGEYNKHAQLWMDSIHCQLVGSLAILSTEVSVLLLTYLTLEKYICIVYPFRCLKPRKCRTISILVLIWIIGFAVAFIPLSNKEFFRNYYGTNGVCFPLHSEQSESSGSQIYSVVIFLGVNLAAFIIIVFSYGSMFYSVHQTAIMATEIRNHIKKEMILAKRFFFIVFTDALCWIPIFILKLLSLLRVEIPGTITSWVVIFILPINSALNPLLYTLTTRPFKEMIHQVWYNYRQRRSKRGKGSQKTYSPSFIWVEMWPMHEVTPKITKPVLCTDSSDASVTTQSTRLNSHT is encoded by the exons aGGACAACAACGGATGGTCTCTGCAATTTGATAAACATTATACAAAGGACAGATACAATAAACTGAAATCTCTTGCATTTCAGACAAAGACACCTGAGTGCT TGGCTGGTGATGTGCCAGAAGGGTGTACCTGCCAAGGGCTGGAGGTCTTCTGTGATGCTGCCAAATTACGTGCTGTCCCATCAGTCTCTTCAAACATAACCATGAT GTCTCTTCAGAGGAATCTTCTAAGGAAACTTTCTGCTGATGTTTTCAAGAAATACCAAGATCTTAAAAATCT GTATCTTCAGAACAATAAAATCAGAACCATATCTGAACGTGCTTTCAAAGGTTTATACAACTTGACAAAACT ATACCTGAGCAACAACAAGATAACAAATTTGGAGCCTTTTGTCTTTGCAGACCTCCACAGACTTGAATGGCT GATAATTGAAAACAACAGGATAAATCGGATCTATCAGTTAACATTCTATGGACTCAAATCCCTTATTCTTCT agagatGATGAATAATTCTCTTGCTCGTTTACCTGATAAACCTCTGTGCCAATATATGCCAAGATTAAAATGGCT AGACCTTGAAGGCAACCATATCCACCATGTGAAAAATGTCACTTTCATCTCCTGCAGCACTCTAACTGTACT ggTGATGAGACGAAATAAAATTAGCTCCCTAaatgaaaacagcttttcttctctccaaaTGTTAGATGAATT AGATTTGGCTAGCAACAAGATTGAATCACTTCCTCCATATATATTTAAGGAACTAAAGGAGCTTTCACAACT GAACCTTTCTTACAACCCCatcaagaaaatacaaatagaCCAGTTTGATTTTCTAATTAAACTCAAATCCCT cagCTTGGAAGGCATTGAAATTGCAAACATCCAGAGGAGAATGTTCAGACCCCTGAGAAACCTTTCCCACAT ATACTTTAAGAAATTCCAGTACTGTGGGTATGCTCCTCATGTGCGCAGCTGCAAACCCAACACGGATGGGATTTCCTCCCTTGAGAACCTTTTAGCTAGCATCATACAGAGAGTATTTGTCTGGGTTGTATCTGCCATTACCtgctttggaaacatttttgttaTCTGCATGAGGCCTTACATCAGATCAGAGAACAAGCTGCATGCCATCTCCATAGTATCTCTCTGCT GTGCTGACTGTCTGATgggaatatatttatttgtgaTTGGAGCTTTTGATCTTAAATATCGTGGAGAATACAACAAGCACGCTCAGTTGTGGATGGACAGTATTCACTGTCAATTGGTTGGATCGCTGGCTATTCTGTCTACAGAGGTGTCAGTCTTACTGTTGACTTATCTGACTTTGGAAAAATACATCTGCATAGTTTATCCTTTTAGGTGTTTGAAGCCCAGAAAATGCAGGACAATTTCCATTTTGGTTCTTATCTGGATAATCGGGTTTGCTGTTGCTTTTATCCCACTGAGCAATAAGGAATTTTTCAGGAACTACTATGGCACCAATGGCGTGTGTTTTCCTCTTCACTCAGAACAATCAGAAAGTTCAGGAAGTCAGATTTACTCTGTTGTGATTTTCTTAG GTGTAAACTTGGCAGCTTTTATCATCATCGTGTTTTCCTATGGGAGTATGTTTTACAGTGTTCACCAGACAGCTATTATGGCTACTGAAATTCGGAATCATATTAAAAAAGAGATGATCCTTGCAAAAcgttttttcttcattgtattTACTGATGCACTGTGTTGGAtacctatttttattttgaaactcCTTTCTTTACTTCGAGTAGAAATACCAG GTACCATAACTTCTTGGGTGGTGATTTTTATACTGCCAATAAATAGTGCTTTGAATCCTCTTCTCTACACTTTGACTACACGACCTTTCAAAGAAATGATTCATCAGGTTTGGTACAACTACAGACAAAGAAGATCCAAAAGAGGTAAAGGCAGCCAGAAAACATACAGTCCATCATTCATTTGGGTAGAGATGTGGCCAATGCATGAAGTCACCCCAAAGATTACGAAGCCTGTGCTTTGTACAGACTCTTCTGATGCTTCAGTGACTACACAGTCAACAAGACTAAATTCACACACGTAA
- the RXFP1 gene encoding relaxin receptor 1 isoform X2, with product MTPNCCFYMFMLIGTKVICDSLEDHVSGAGTRCPVGYFPCGNITKCLPQQLHCNGEDNCGNRADEDNCEDNNGWSLQFDKHYTKDRYNKLKSLAFQTKTPECLAGDVPEGCTCQGLEVFCDAAKLRAVPSVSSNITMMSLQRNLLRKLSADVFKKYQDLKNLYLQNNKIRTISERAFKGLYNLTKLYLSNNKITNLEPFVFADLHRLEWLIIENNRINRIYQLTFYGLKSLILLEMMNNSLARLPDKPLCQYMPRLKWLDLEGNHIHHVKNVTFISCSTLTVLVMRRNKISSLNENSFSSLQMLDELDLASNKIESLPPYIFKELKELSQLNLSYNPIKKIQIDQFDFLIKLKSLLEGIEIANIQRRMFRPLRNLSHIYFKKFQYCGYAPHVRSCKPNTDGISSLENLLASIIQRVFVWVVSAITCFGNIFVICMRPYIRSENKLHAISIVSLCCADCLMGIYLFVIGAFDLKYRGEYNKHAQLWMDSIHCQLVGSLAILSTEVSVLLLTYLTLEKYICIVYPFRCLKPRKCRTISILVLIWIIGFAVAFIPLSNKEFFRNYYGTNGVCFPLHSEQSESSGSQIYSVVIFLGVNLAAFIIIVFSYGSMFYSVHQTAIMATEIRNHIKKEMILAKRFFFIVFTDALCWIPIFILKLLSLLRVEIPGTITSWVVIFILPINSALNPLLYTLTTRPFKEMIHQVWYNYRQRRSKRGKGSQKTYSPSFIWVEMWPMHEVTPKITKPVLCTDSSDASVTTQSTRLNSHT from the exons AAGATCATGTTTCTGGAGCTGGCACCAGGTGCCCCGTGGGCTACTTTCCATGTGGCAATATCACAAAGTGTTTGCCCCAACAGCTGCACTGTAATGGTGAGGATAACTGCGGGAATCGGGCTGACGAAGACAACTGTG aGGACAACAACGGATGGTCTCTGCAATTTGATAAACATTATACAAAGGACAGATACAATAAACTGAAATCTCTTGCATTTCAGACAAAGACACCTGAGTGCT TGGCTGGTGATGTGCCAGAAGGGTGTACCTGCCAAGGGCTGGAGGTCTTCTGTGATGCTGCCAAATTACGTGCTGTCCCATCAGTCTCTTCAAACATAACCATGAT GTCTCTTCAGAGGAATCTTCTAAGGAAACTTTCTGCTGATGTTTTCAAGAAATACCAAGATCTTAAAAATCT GTATCTTCAGAACAATAAAATCAGAACCATATCTGAACGTGCTTTCAAAGGTTTATACAACTTGACAAAACT ATACCTGAGCAACAACAAGATAACAAATTTGGAGCCTTTTGTCTTTGCAGACCTCCACAGACTTGAATGGCT GATAATTGAAAACAACAGGATAAATCGGATCTATCAGTTAACATTCTATGGACTCAAATCCCTTATTCTTCT agagatGATGAATAATTCTCTTGCTCGTTTACCTGATAAACCTCTGTGCCAATATATGCCAAGATTAAAATGGCT AGACCTTGAAGGCAACCATATCCACCATGTGAAAAATGTCACTTTCATCTCCTGCAGCACTCTAACTGTACT ggTGATGAGACGAAATAAAATTAGCTCCCTAaatgaaaacagcttttcttctctccaaaTGTTAGATGAATT AGATTTGGCTAGCAACAAGATTGAATCACTTCCTCCATATATATTTAAGGAACTAAAGGAGCTTTCACAACT GAACCTTTCTTACAACCCCatcaagaaaatacaaatagaCCAGTTTGATTTTCTAATTAAACTCAAATCCCT CTTGGAAGGCATTGAAATTGCAAACATCCAGAGGAGAATGTTCAGACCCCTGAGAAACCTTTCCCACAT ATACTTTAAGAAATTCCAGTACTGTGGGTATGCTCCTCATGTGCGCAGCTGCAAACCCAACACGGATGGGATTTCCTCCCTTGAGAACCTTTTAGCTAGCATCATACAGAGAGTATTTGTCTGGGTTGTATCTGCCATTACCtgctttggaaacatttttgttaTCTGCATGAGGCCTTACATCAGATCAGAGAACAAGCTGCATGCCATCTCCATAGTATCTCTCTGCT GTGCTGACTGTCTGATgggaatatatttatttgtgaTTGGAGCTTTTGATCTTAAATATCGTGGAGAATACAACAAGCACGCTCAGTTGTGGATGGACAGTATTCACTGTCAATTGGTTGGATCGCTGGCTATTCTGTCTACAGAGGTGTCAGTCTTACTGTTGACTTATCTGACTTTGGAAAAATACATCTGCATAGTTTATCCTTTTAGGTGTTTGAAGCCCAGAAAATGCAGGACAATTTCCATTTTGGTTCTTATCTGGATAATCGGGTTTGCTGTTGCTTTTATCCCACTGAGCAATAAGGAATTTTTCAGGAACTACTATGGCACCAATGGCGTGTGTTTTCCTCTTCACTCAGAACAATCAGAAAGTTCAGGAAGTCAGATTTACTCTGTTGTGATTTTCTTAG GTGTAAACTTGGCAGCTTTTATCATCATCGTGTTTTCCTATGGGAGTATGTTTTACAGTGTTCACCAGACAGCTATTATGGCTACTGAAATTCGGAATCATATTAAAAAAGAGATGATCCTTGCAAAAcgttttttcttcattgtattTACTGATGCACTGTGTTGGAtacctatttttattttgaaactcCTTTCTTTACTTCGAGTAGAAATACCAG GTACCATAACTTCTTGGGTGGTGATTTTTATACTGCCAATAAATAGTGCTTTGAATCCTCTTCTCTACACTTTGACTACACGACCTTTCAAAGAAATGATTCATCAGGTTTGGTACAACTACAGACAAAGAAGATCCAAAAGAGGTAAAGGCAGCCAGAAAACATACAGTCCATCATTCATTTGGGTAGAGATGTGGCCAATGCATGAAGTCACCCCAAAGATTACGAAGCCTGTGCTTTGTACAGACTCTTCTGATGCTTCAGTGACTACACAGTCAACAAGACTAAATTCACACACGTAA
- the RXFP1 gene encoding relaxin receptor 1 isoform X3, producing the protein MTPNCCFYMFMLIGTKVICDSLEDHVSGAGTRCPVGYFPCGNITKCLPQQLHCNGEDNCGNRADEDNCEDNNGWSLQFDKHYTKDRYNKLKSLAFQTKTPECLAGDVPEGCTCQGLEVFCDAAKLRAVPSVSSNITMMSLQRNLLRKLSADVFKKYQDLKNLYLQNNKIRTISERAFKGLYNLTKLYLSNNKITNLEPFVFADLHRLEWLIIENNRINRIYQLTFYGLKSLILLEMMNNSLARLPDKPLCQYMPRLKWLDLEGNHIHHVKNVTFISCSTLTVLVMRRNKISSLNENSFSSLQMLDELNLSYNPIKKIQIDQFDFLIKLKSLSLEGIEIANIQRRMFRPLRNLSHIYFKKFQYCGYAPHVRSCKPNTDGISSLENLLASIIQRVFVWVVSAITCFGNIFVICMRPYIRSENKLHAISIVSLCCADCLMGIYLFVIGAFDLKYRGEYNKHAQLWMDSIHCQLVGSLAILSTEVSVLLLTYLTLEKYICIVYPFRCLKPRKCRTISILVLIWIIGFAVAFIPLSNKEFFRNYYGTNGVCFPLHSEQSESSGSQIYSVVIFLGVNLAAFIIIVFSYGSMFYSVHQTAIMATEIRNHIKKEMILAKRFFFIVFTDALCWIPIFILKLLSLLRVEIPGTITSWVVIFILPINSALNPLLYTLTTRPFKEMIHQVWYNYRQRRSKRGKGSQKTYSPSFIWVEMWPMHEVTPKITKPVLCTDSSDASVTTQSTRLNSHT; encoded by the exons AAGATCATGTTTCTGGAGCTGGCACCAGGTGCCCCGTGGGCTACTTTCCATGTGGCAATATCACAAAGTGTTTGCCCCAACAGCTGCACTGTAATGGTGAGGATAACTGCGGGAATCGGGCTGACGAAGACAACTGTG aGGACAACAACGGATGGTCTCTGCAATTTGATAAACATTATACAAAGGACAGATACAATAAACTGAAATCTCTTGCATTTCAGACAAAGACACCTGAGTGCT TGGCTGGTGATGTGCCAGAAGGGTGTACCTGCCAAGGGCTGGAGGTCTTCTGTGATGCTGCCAAATTACGTGCTGTCCCATCAGTCTCTTCAAACATAACCATGAT GTCTCTTCAGAGGAATCTTCTAAGGAAACTTTCTGCTGATGTTTTCAAGAAATACCAAGATCTTAAAAATCT GTATCTTCAGAACAATAAAATCAGAACCATATCTGAACGTGCTTTCAAAGGTTTATACAACTTGACAAAACT ATACCTGAGCAACAACAAGATAACAAATTTGGAGCCTTTTGTCTTTGCAGACCTCCACAGACTTGAATGGCT GATAATTGAAAACAACAGGATAAATCGGATCTATCAGTTAACATTCTATGGACTCAAATCCCTTATTCTTCT agagatGATGAATAATTCTCTTGCTCGTTTACCTGATAAACCTCTGTGCCAATATATGCCAAGATTAAAATGGCT AGACCTTGAAGGCAACCATATCCACCATGTGAAAAATGTCACTTTCATCTCCTGCAGCACTCTAACTGTACT ggTGATGAGACGAAATAAAATTAGCTCCCTAaatgaaaacagcttttcttctctccaaaTGTTAGATGAATT GAACCTTTCTTACAACCCCatcaagaaaatacaaatagaCCAGTTTGATTTTCTAATTAAACTCAAATCCCT cagCTTGGAAGGCATTGAAATTGCAAACATCCAGAGGAGAATGTTCAGACCCCTGAGAAACCTTTCCCACAT ATACTTTAAGAAATTCCAGTACTGTGGGTATGCTCCTCATGTGCGCAGCTGCAAACCCAACACGGATGGGATTTCCTCCCTTGAGAACCTTTTAGCTAGCATCATACAGAGAGTATTTGTCTGGGTTGTATCTGCCATTACCtgctttggaaacatttttgttaTCTGCATGAGGCCTTACATCAGATCAGAGAACAAGCTGCATGCCATCTCCATAGTATCTCTCTGCT GTGCTGACTGTCTGATgggaatatatttatttgtgaTTGGAGCTTTTGATCTTAAATATCGTGGAGAATACAACAAGCACGCTCAGTTGTGGATGGACAGTATTCACTGTCAATTGGTTGGATCGCTGGCTATTCTGTCTACAGAGGTGTCAGTCTTACTGTTGACTTATCTGACTTTGGAAAAATACATCTGCATAGTTTATCCTTTTAGGTGTTTGAAGCCCAGAAAATGCAGGACAATTTCCATTTTGGTTCTTATCTGGATAATCGGGTTTGCTGTTGCTTTTATCCCACTGAGCAATAAGGAATTTTTCAGGAACTACTATGGCACCAATGGCGTGTGTTTTCCTCTTCACTCAGAACAATCAGAAAGTTCAGGAAGTCAGATTTACTCTGTTGTGATTTTCTTAG GTGTAAACTTGGCAGCTTTTATCATCATCGTGTTTTCCTATGGGAGTATGTTTTACAGTGTTCACCAGACAGCTATTATGGCTACTGAAATTCGGAATCATATTAAAAAAGAGATGATCCTTGCAAAAcgttttttcttcattgtattTACTGATGCACTGTGTTGGAtacctatttttattttgaaactcCTTTCTTTACTTCGAGTAGAAATACCAG GTACCATAACTTCTTGGGTGGTGATTTTTATACTGCCAATAAATAGTGCTTTGAATCCTCTTCTCTACACTTTGACTACACGACCTTTCAAAGAAATGATTCATCAGGTTTGGTACAACTACAGACAAAGAAGATCCAAAAGAGGTAAAGGCAGCCAGAAAACATACAGTCCATCATTCATTTGGGTAGAGATGTGGCCAATGCATGAAGTCACCCCAAAGATTACGAAGCCTGTGCTTTGTACAGACTCTTCTGATGCTTCAGTGACTACACAGTCAACAAGACTAAATTCACACACGTAA
- the RXFP1 gene encoding relaxin receptor 1 isoform X1, translating into MTPNCCFYMFMLIGTKVICDSLEDHVSGAGTRCPVGYFPCGNITKCLPQQLHCNGEDNCGNRADEDNCEDNNGWSLQFDKHYTKDRYNKLKSLAFQTKTPECLAGDVPEGCTCQGLEVFCDAAKLRAVPSVSSNITMMSLQRNLLRKLSADVFKKYQDLKNLYLQNNKIRTISERAFKGLYNLTKLYLSNNKITNLEPFVFADLHRLEWLIIENNRINRIYQLTFYGLKSLILLEMMNNSLARLPDKPLCQYMPRLKWLDLEGNHIHHVKNVTFISCSTLTVLVMRRNKISSLNENSFSSLQMLDELDLASNKIESLPPYIFKELKELSQLNLSYNPIKKIQIDQFDFLIKLKSLSLEGIEIANIQRRMFRPLRNLSHIYFKKFQYCGYAPHVRSCKPNTDGISSLENLLASIIQRVFVWVVSAITCFGNIFVICMRPYIRSENKLHAISIVSLCCADCLMGIYLFVIGAFDLKYRGEYNKHAQLWMDSIHCQLVGSLAILSTEVSVLLLTYLTLEKYICIVYPFRCLKPRKCRTISILVLIWIIGFAVAFIPLSNKEFFRNYYGTNGVCFPLHSEQSESSGSQIYSVVIFLGVNLAAFIIIVFSYGSMFYSVHQTAIMATEIRNHIKKEMILAKRFFFIVFTDALCWIPIFILKLLSLLRVEIPGTITSWVVIFILPINSALNPLLYTLTTRPFKEMIHQVWYNYRQRRSKRGKGSQKTYSPSFIWVEMWPMHEVTPKITKPVLCTDSSDASVTTQSTRLNSHT; encoded by the exons AAGATCATGTTTCTGGAGCTGGCACCAGGTGCCCCGTGGGCTACTTTCCATGTGGCAATATCACAAAGTGTTTGCCCCAACAGCTGCACTGTAATGGTGAGGATAACTGCGGGAATCGGGCTGACGAAGACAACTGTG aGGACAACAACGGATGGTCTCTGCAATTTGATAAACATTATACAAAGGACAGATACAATAAACTGAAATCTCTTGCATTTCAGACAAAGACACCTGAGTGCT TGGCTGGTGATGTGCCAGAAGGGTGTACCTGCCAAGGGCTGGAGGTCTTCTGTGATGCTGCCAAATTACGTGCTGTCCCATCAGTCTCTTCAAACATAACCATGAT GTCTCTTCAGAGGAATCTTCTAAGGAAACTTTCTGCTGATGTTTTCAAGAAATACCAAGATCTTAAAAATCT GTATCTTCAGAACAATAAAATCAGAACCATATCTGAACGTGCTTTCAAAGGTTTATACAACTTGACAAAACT ATACCTGAGCAACAACAAGATAACAAATTTGGAGCCTTTTGTCTTTGCAGACCTCCACAGACTTGAATGGCT GATAATTGAAAACAACAGGATAAATCGGATCTATCAGTTAACATTCTATGGACTCAAATCCCTTATTCTTCT agagatGATGAATAATTCTCTTGCTCGTTTACCTGATAAACCTCTGTGCCAATATATGCCAAGATTAAAATGGCT AGACCTTGAAGGCAACCATATCCACCATGTGAAAAATGTCACTTTCATCTCCTGCAGCACTCTAACTGTACT ggTGATGAGACGAAATAAAATTAGCTCCCTAaatgaaaacagcttttcttctctccaaaTGTTAGATGAATT AGATTTGGCTAGCAACAAGATTGAATCACTTCCTCCATATATATTTAAGGAACTAAAGGAGCTTTCACAACT GAACCTTTCTTACAACCCCatcaagaaaatacaaatagaCCAGTTTGATTTTCTAATTAAACTCAAATCCCT cagCTTGGAAGGCATTGAAATTGCAAACATCCAGAGGAGAATGTTCAGACCCCTGAGAAACCTTTCCCACAT ATACTTTAAGAAATTCCAGTACTGTGGGTATGCTCCTCATGTGCGCAGCTGCAAACCCAACACGGATGGGATTTCCTCCCTTGAGAACCTTTTAGCTAGCATCATACAGAGAGTATTTGTCTGGGTTGTATCTGCCATTACCtgctttggaaacatttttgttaTCTGCATGAGGCCTTACATCAGATCAGAGAACAAGCTGCATGCCATCTCCATAGTATCTCTCTGCT GTGCTGACTGTCTGATgggaatatatttatttgtgaTTGGAGCTTTTGATCTTAAATATCGTGGAGAATACAACAAGCACGCTCAGTTGTGGATGGACAGTATTCACTGTCAATTGGTTGGATCGCTGGCTATTCTGTCTACAGAGGTGTCAGTCTTACTGTTGACTTATCTGACTTTGGAAAAATACATCTGCATAGTTTATCCTTTTAGGTGTTTGAAGCCCAGAAAATGCAGGACAATTTCCATTTTGGTTCTTATCTGGATAATCGGGTTTGCTGTTGCTTTTATCCCACTGAGCAATAAGGAATTTTTCAGGAACTACTATGGCACCAATGGCGTGTGTTTTCCTCTTCACTCAGAACAATCAGAAAGTTCAGGAAGTCAGATTTACTCTGTTGTGATTTTCTTAG GTGTAAACTTGGCAGCTTTTATCATCATCGTGTTTTCCTATGGGAGTATGTTTTACAGTGTTCACCAGACAGCTATTATGGCTACTGAAATTCGGAATCATATTAAAAAAGAGATGATCCTTGCAAAAcgttttttcttcattgtattTACTGATGCACTGTGTTGGAtacctatttttattttgaaactcCTTTCTTTACTTCGAGTAGAAATACCAG GTACCATAACTTCTTGGGTGGTGATTTTTATACTGCCAATAAATAGTGCTTTGAATCCTCTTCTCTACACTTTGACTACACGACCTTTCAAAGAAATGATTCATCAGGTTTGGTACAACTACAGACAAAGAAGATCCAAAAGAGGTAAAGGCAGCCAGAAAACATACAGTCCATCATTCATTTGGGTAGAGATGTGGCCAATGCATGAAGTCACCCCAAAGATTACGAAGCCTGTGCTTTGTACAGACTCTTCTGATGCTTCAGTGACTACACAGTCAACAAGACTAAATTCACACACGTAA
- the RXFP1 gene encoding relaxin receptor 1 isoform X5 gives MECPDEIFCNDSKSKDNNGWSLQFDKHYTKDRYNKLKSLAFQTKTPECLAGDVPEGCTCQGLEVFCDAAKLRAVPSVSSNITMMSLQRNLLRKLSADVFKKYQDLKNLYLQNNKIRTISERAFKGLYNLTKLYLSNNKITNLEPFVFADLHRLEWLIIENNRINRIYQLTFYGLKSLILLEMMNNSLARLPDKPLCQYMPRLKWLDLEGNHIHHVKNVTFISCSTLTVLVMRRNKISSLNENSFSSLQMLDELDLASNKIESLPPYIFKELKELSQLNLSYNPIKKIQIDQFDFLIKLKSLSLEGIEIANIQRRMFRPLRNLSHIYFKKFQYCGYAPHVRSCKPNTDGISSLENLLASIIQRVFVWVVSAITCFGNIFVICMRPYIRSENKLHAISIVSLCCADCLMGIYLFVIGAFDLKYRGEYNKHAQLWMDSIHCQLVGSLAILSTEVSVLLLTYLTLEKYICIVYPFRCLKPRKCRTISILVLIWIIGFAVAFIPLSNKEFFRNYYGTNGVCFPLHSEQSESSGSQIYSVVIFLGVNLAAFIIIVFSYGSMFYSVHQTAIMATEIRNHIKKEMILAKRFFFIVFTDALCWIPIFILKLLSLLRVEIPGTITSWVVIFILPINSALNPLLYTLTTRPFKEMIHQVWYNYRQRRSKRGKGSQKTYSPSFIWVEMWPMHEVTPKITKPVLCTDSSDASVTTQSTRLNSHT, from the exons ATGGAATGTCCTGATGAGATTTTCTGCAATGACTCCAAATCTA aGGACAACAACGGATGGTCTCTGCAATTTGATAAACATTATACAAAGGACAGATACAATAAACTGAAATCTCTTGCATTTCAGACAAAGACACCTGAGTGCT TGGCTGGTGATGTGCCAGAAGGGTGTACCTGCCAAGGGCTGGAGGTCTTCTGTGATGCTGCCAAATTACGTGCTGTCCCATCAGTCTCTTCAAACATAACCATGAT GTCTCTTCAGAGGAATCTTCTAAGGAAACTTTCTGCTGATGTTTTCAAGAAATACCAAGATCTTAAAAATCT GTATCTTCAGAACAATAAAATCAGAACCATATCTGAACGTGCTTTCAAAGGTTTATACAACTTGACAAAACT ATACCTGAGCAACAACAAGATAACAAATTTGGAGCCTTTTGTCTTTGCAGACCTCCACAGACTTGAATGGCT GATAATTGAAAACAACAGGATAAATCGGATCTATCAGTTAACATTCTATGGACTCAAATCCCTTATTCTTCT agagatGATGAATAATTCTCTTGCTCGTTTACCTGATAAACCTCTGTGCCAATATATGCCAAGATTAAAATGGCT AGACCTTGAAGGCAACCATATCCACCATGTGAAAAATGTCACTTTCATCTCCTGCAGCACTCTAACTGTACT ggTGATGAGACGAAATAAAATTAGCTCCCTAaatgaaaacagcttttcttctctccaaaTGTTAGATGAATT AGATTTGGCTAGCAACAAGATTGAATCACTTCCTCCATATATATTTAAGGAACTAAAGGAGCTTTCACAACT GAACCTTTCTTACAACCCCatcaagaaaatacaaatagaCCAGTTTGATTTTCTAATTAAACTCAAATCCCT cagCTTGGAAGGCATTGAAATTGCAAACATCCAGAGGAGAATGTTCAGACCCCTGAGAAACCTTTCCCACAT ATACTTTAAGAAATTCCAGTACTGTGGGTATGCTCCTCATGTGCGCAGCTGCAAACCCAACACGGATGGGATTTCCTCCCTTGAGAACCTTTTAGCTAGCATCATACAGAGAGTATTTGTCTGGGTTGTATCTGCCATTACCtgctttggaaacatttttgttaTCTGCATGAGGCCTTACATCAGATCAGAGAACAAGCTGCATGCCATCTCCATAGTATCTCTCTGCT GTGCTGACTGTCTGATgggaatatatttatttgtgaTTGGAGCTTTTGATCTTAAATATCGTGGAGAATACAACAAGCACGCTCAGTTGTGGATGGACAGTATTCACTGTCAATTGGTTGGATCGCTGGCTATTCTGTCTACAGAGGTGTCAGTCTTACTGTTGACTTATCTGACTTTGGAAAAATACATCTGCATAGTTTATCCTTTTAGGTGTTTGAAGCCCAGAAAATGCAGGACAATTTCCATTTTGGTTCTTATCTGGATAATCGGGTTTGCTGTTGCTTTTATCCCACTGAGCAATAAGGAATTTTTCAGGAACTACTATGGCACCAATGGCGTGTGTTTTCCTCTTCACTCAGAACAATCAGAAAGTTCAGGAAGTCAGATTTACTCTGTTGTGATTTTCTTAG GTGTAAACTTGGCAGCTTTTATCATCATCGTGTTTTCCTATGGGAGTATGTTTTACAGTGTTCACCAGACAGCTATTATGGCTACTGAAATTCGGAATCATATTAAAAAAGAGATGATCCTTGCAAAAcgttttttcttcattgtattTACTGATGCACTGTGTTGGAtacctatttttattttgaaactcCTTTCTTTACTTCGAGTAGAAATACCAG GTACCATAACTTCTTGGGTGGTGATTTTTATACTGCCAATAAATAGTGCTTTGAATCCTCTTCTCTACACTTTGACTACACGACCTTTCAAAGAAATGATTCATCAGGTTTGGTACAACTACAGACAAAGAAGATCCAAAAGAGGTAAAGGCAGCCAGAAAACATACAGTCCATCATTCATTTGGGTAGAGATGTGGCCAATGCATGAAGTCACCCCAAAGATTACGAAGCCTGTGCTTTGTACAGACTCTTCTGATGCTTCAGTGACTACACAGTCAACAAGACTAAATTCACACACGTAA